The Hevea brasiliensis isolate MT/VB/25A 57/8 chromosome 1, ASM3005281v1, whole genome shotgun sequence genome has a window encoding:
- the LOC110640139 gene encoding mRNA-decapping enzyme-like protein: MSQNGKLMPNLDQNSTKLLNLTVLQRIDPFVEEILITAAHVTFYEFNIELSQWSRKDVEGSLFVVKRNTQPRFQFIVMNRRNTDNLVENLLGDFEYEIQVPYLLYRNAAREVNGIWFYNAHECEEVANLFSRILNAYSKVPPKSTVSPTKSEFEELEAVPTMAVMDGPLEPSASTASNVTDVPDDPAFVNFFSTAMSIGNASNATAVGQPYQSSTPVPLPSYPTSVPTPTVPTLQIPSPPLSASTPLMPILDAPDANSTSNRATNLVKPSSFFVPAPSSSARVMPLVSSSIPTAPPLNPTVSLHRPYGAPLLQPFPPPNPPPSLTPASVPTANYGSVISKDKVRDALLVLVQDNQFIDMVYRALLNPHHS, translated from the exons ATGTCACAAAATGGCAAATTGATGCCCAATCTGGACCAAAACAGCACGAAGCTCCTTAATTTAACAGTTCTTCAACGAATTGACCCTTTCGTCGAGGAAATTCTCATCACTGCTGCTCATGTCACCTTCTATGAGTTCAATATTGAGCTCAGCCAATGG AGTCGCAAGGACGTGGAAGGGTCTCTCTTTGTCGTCAAGAG GAATACACAGCCTCGTTTTCAGTTCATCGTAATGAATCGGCGGAACACAG ATAATTTGGTTGAAAATCTTTTGGGGGATTTTGAGTACGAGATCCAAGTTCCATATCTCTTATATCGAAATGCTGCCCGAGAAGTTAATGGCATTTGGTTCTACAATGCACATGAATGTGAAGAGGTTGCAAATCTTTTTAGCAG GATACTTAATGCCTACTCCAAGGTTCCTCCGAAATCGACGGTCTCACCAACTAAAAG CGAGTTTGAGGAACTGGAAGCTGTACCAACTATGGCAGTTATGGATGGTCCTCTGGAGCCATCAGCATCAACTGCTTCCAATGTCACTGATGTGCCTGATGATCCGGCCTTTGTGAACTTCTTTAGC ACAGCAATGAGTATTGGGAATGCTTCAAATGCAACAGCTGTTGGACAGCCTTACCAATCTTCAACTCCAGTCCCTTTACCTTCCTATCCAACTAGTGTACCCACTCCCACTGTGCCAACCTTGCAAATACCATCTCCTCCTCTGTCAGCATCTACTCCTTTAATGCCAATCCTAGATGCTCCTGATGCCAACAGCACCAGCAACCGAGCCACTAATCTTGTAAAGCCTTCTTCATTTTTTGTTCCTGCACCATCATCATCTGCACGGGTGATGCCGCTTGTCTCTTCATCTATTCCTACTGCTCCTCCACTTAATCCTACTGTGAGCCTACATCGCCCATATGGAGCTCCATTGCTTCAACCATTTCCACCACCCAATCCTCCACCATCTCTCACTCCTGCCTCAGTTCCTACTGCAAATTATGGATCAGTTATTAGCAAAGATAAAGTTCGGGATGCACTTCTGGTGCTTGTTCAG GACAATCAATTTATTGACATGGTGTATCGAGCGCTGCTGAATCCACACCATTCTTGA